Within Marmota flaviventris isolate mMarFla1 chromosome 13, mMarFla1.hap1, whole genome shotgun sequence, the genomic segment CTGGAGAGAAATGCAAGAAACTTCTCCTGGCTCATAGCTGAAGGTAACTCTACTCATCATCTAGGGAAACTTGTCAGAGAAGAAGtagaatttatattaaataatttgattgtaggtgtttgtgtgtgtgtgtgtatgtttgtgtctAGTGTATGCTACTGATCCCTAGCTCCTACTACACTCATCCTACACTATGACAAATAGCACCCTGTAAAGACATTCATATTAAATGGAGTAACTATCTGAATTTTGAGAGGATAGGAAAAAACCATATCTCCATgttgaattattttctcaaaaggGTTCTATGACTAATTTTGAGAAGATATGAGAAAAACATGCCTCCTTAATGGAATAAATGTCTTTATTCCATTAAGTCTTTTTGGGATTTGTACCAAATTTTATACCAAATCTCTGAAATTTTATTCATCCCTTCTGCCACAATCCAGGTGTAACAGGTGTTATTTTGTGTCTAAACTGCTGCCGTAACCTCCTATTCAGTTTCTTGTGAATCTCTTGTCTTGTTGAAATCTGCTTCTCTACCCAGTAGAGAGCAAGTTACTTAAAACTTTCACTTATGTGTTTATTCAAACATTTTCTTGGGTACACTTTTGCTTTGAGAATAGCACTGAAACTTTCTATCATGTCAGAAATGTCTCCATCTCCTTCCCAGGGTGATCATGCTCTTCAATTTCTCTGTCCTGCGCCCAGGTCCTGTCCTCCCCAAACACCTAACTACAGTACCCATACTTTGATATTCATATGACAAACTTTTATATCAATGACTCCATGAAGTACATGAGAGAAACAGCATTCTCAACACCATAGTCCCATGAAATAGGACAGTCCATCAAAATTGTGAACATACAAACTTACTTCCCTAATCTCAGATTTGCATTATAACTCCCGGGTTTCTTAAGTTGGCACCTGGATTCATCTGATGATCATTCATTGATttcatggtttcttttctttctctctctctctctttctttcttttcttttctttttaggtggacacaatgtctttattttcgttttatgtggtgctgaggatcgaacccagtgcctcatgcatgctaggcgagtgctttacctctgagccacaaccccagcccctatttcatGGTTTCTCCAAAAGATACTGTGTTAGTTCCTAGGTGGTCAAATAACACAACTTGCTAGACAATCACTAGAGCATTAGTGTGGCAACAGTTGGAGATACTTCAGTTAACATGAACATACATATTAATTAGCTGAAAATCTATGTTGTTGTGTAATACTCCCAGTGACTTCTCATTCTTTCACGTATCCATCTCCTGTTTTCTCTACAGAAAAAGGTAACAAGAAGAGCATGAGGAGGGATAATCAGAGCAGTGTGTCCGAGTTCCTCCTCCTGGGGCTCCCCATCCAGCCAGAGCAGCAAGGCATGTACTACGCCCTGTTCCTGGGCATGTACCTGACCACGGtgctggggaacctgctcatcatcctgctCATCAGGCTGGACTCTcgcctccacacccccatgtacttcttcctcagccaCTTGGCCCTCACTGACATCTCTTTCTCCTCAGTCACGGCTCCAAAGATGCTCATGAACATGCTGACACAGACTCAATCCATCTCCTACGCTGGGTGCATTTCTCAGGCatattttttcctatcttttgtGGATCTTGACAGCTTCCTTCTGACCTCAATGGCCTATGACAggtatgtggccatctgccaccctCTTCACTACACCAGAATGATGAGACAGAGCCTTTGTTTCCTGCTAGTGGTTGTGTCCTGGGTCTTGTCCTTTGCCATTGCCCTTGTGCACACCCTCCTCCTAGCCCGTCTCTCTTTCCTTAGAGGCAACACTCTGCCCCACTTCTTCTGTGACCTCTCTGCCTTACTCAAGCTGTCCAGCTCTGACACCACCATCAATCAGCTGGTCATCCTCACTGTAGGAGTGGTGGTCATTACCCTGCCACTCCTGTGCATTCTGGTCTCTTATGGCCACATTGGGGCCAGTGTCCTGAGAAGACCCTCCATCAAGGGCATCTGCAAAGCCTTGTCCACATGTGGCTCCCACCTCTCTGTGGTTTCTCTGTA encodes:
- the LOC114093010 gene encoding olfactory receptor 1J21-like, which produces MRRDNQSSVSEFLLLGLPIQPEQQGMYYALFLGMYLTTVLGNLLIILLIRLDSRLHTPMYFFLSHLALTDISFSSVTAPKMLMNMLTQTQSISYAGCISQAYFFLSFVDLDSFLLTSMAYDRYVAICHPLHYTRMMRQSLCFLLVVVSWVLSFAIALVHTLLLARLSFLRGNTLPHFFCDLSALLKLSSSDTTINQLVILTVGVVVITLPLLCILVSYGHIGASVLRRPSIKGICKALSTCGSHLSVVSLYYGAIIGLYFVPSSNSTNDKDVIVSVLYTLVTPMLNPFIYSLRNRDMKGALRNILTWHLHLQISVRQSLKAMG